A part of Oncorhynchus clarkii lewisi isolate Uvic-CL-2024 chromosome 17, UVic_Ocla_1.0, whole genome shotgun sequence genomic DNA contains:
- the LOC139371437 gene encoding dual specificity calcium/calmodulin-dependent 3',5'-cyclic nucleotide phosphodiesterase 1B-like, which translates to MAELVRVRKKHLQMPISRLRCMVKQLEEKDVNFEDLKKNLDYTASLLEAVYIDGTRPGLDAEDDLQKLHSDGVPTEVTDWLASTFTQRARRPARRSDDKPKFRSIVHAVQAGIFVERMFRRAYTAAMPDQPAAVVNCLRDIDRWNFDVFALNTVCHDHALQTLFLELVTRYGLNSRFKIPISCLMSFLEKLEKGYSKHSNPYHSSVHAADVTQTLHCLLLRTGLVHWLTELEVLASLFAAAIHDYEHTGTTNNFHIHTKSDFAMIYNDRSVQESHHISAAFRLLQDDQSNIFMNLSREEWMELRALVIEMVLATDMSSHLVQVKAIKGCLQQHEGIDKPKALSLLLHTADISHPSKPWGLHSRWTKALMEEFFRQGDREAELGLPFSPLCDRNSTLVAESQIGFIDFIVDPTFSLLTDMAEKIVIPLVEDNPGPPDPCNRHSNLWKESSRGLQWSLAHFTSELVTFRSTWTRHTEDNKFKWKESGSNGILDQNVTKEPPTGGEELF; encoded by the exons GCTGAGGTGTATGGTCAAACAACTGGAGGAGAAAGACGTGAACTTTGAAGATCTGAAGAAGAACTTGGACTACACAGCATCCTTACTGGAGGCAGTTTACATTGATGGGACCAG accGGGTCTGGATGCAGAGGATGACCTCCAGAAGCTGCACTCTGATGGCGTGCCCACGGAGGTCACTGATTGGCTGGCTTCAACCTTCACTCAGAGGGCCCGCCGCCCTGCCCGCCGCTCTGACGACAAACCAAAGTTCCGCAGCATCGTCCACGCAGTGCAGGCTGGGATATTCGTTGAGAG GATGTTCAGAAGGGCCTACACCGCTGCCATGCCTGACCAACCTGCAGCAGTAGTTAACTGTCTCCGG GACATTGACCGGTGGAACTTTGATGTGTTTGCTCTGAACACTGTCTGCCATGACCACGCACTAcagaccctgttcctggagctgGTCACACGATACGGACTCAACAGCAGATTCAAG atccccatctcCTGTCTGATGTCCTTCTTGGAGAAGCTGGAGAAAGGCTACAGTAAACACAGCAACCCCTACCACAGCAGTGTCCACGCAGCCGACGTCACACAAACCCTCCACTGTCTGCTCCTCCGTACAGGACTAGTG CACTGGTTGACTGAACTGGAGGTCCTGGCGTCACTGTTTGCTGCGGCCATCCATGACTACGAACACACTGGAACGACAAACAACTTCCACATTCACACAAA GTCAGACTTTGCTATGATCTACAACGACCGGTCAGTCCAGGAGAGCCACCACATCAGTGCTGCGTTCCGTCTTCTCCAAGACGACCAGTCCAACATCTTCATGAACCTCTCCAGGGAAGAGTGGAT GGAGCTGCGAGCGCTGGTGATAGAGATGGTGTTGGCTACGGACATGTCGTCTCACCTCGTCCAGGTCAAAGCCATTAAGGGGTGTCTGCAGCAGCACGAAGG CATAGACAAACCCAAAGCGCTGTCCCTACTGCTGCACACTGCAGACATCAGCCACCCCTCCAAGCCCTGGGGTCTGCACTCTCGCTGGACCAAAGCCCTCATGGAAGAGTTCTTCAGACAG GGTGACAGAGAGGCAGAACTAGGTCTTCCTTTCTCTCCACTGTGTGATCGGAACAGCACCCTAGTCGCAGAGTCGCAGATAG GTTTCATAGACTTCATAGTAGACCCTACGTTCTCCCTACTGACTGACATGGCTGAGAAGATAGTCATTCCCCTGGTGGAAGACAACCCAGGCCCACCAGACCCCTGCAATCGGCACAG TAATCTGTGGAAGGAGAGTTCCAGAGGACTACAGTGGAGCCTGGCTCACTTCACCTCAGAACTGGTCACCTTCAGATCCACCTGGACACGACACACAGAAGACAACAAGTTCAAATGGAAGGAGAGCGGCTCTAATG GAATCTTGGATCAGAACGTGACGAAGGAGCCGCCGACTGGGGGAGAGGAACTGTTCTAA